One segment of Haliotis asinina isolate JCU_RB_2024 chromosome 12, JCU_Hal_asi_v2, whole genome shotgun sequence DNA contains the following:
- the LOC137258008 gene encoding DNA replication complex GINS protein PSF3-like, translating to MAEGNYFSLDDILATQEKIPCKLVMPIYRLGYLDPSSEGDNIPVDTKIELPYWMARALCSRKRHIVSVEMPKQYREGYREILSADASVVDLHKLGPFFYSFGSQLLNFEHPEGSDIAKCLLKTFQSRFRKIMDSSQNALNEDNSQLTERLDETEKVLFCAGQKGLNDFLRWEKRETEKLVTSAMVQNHRKRKRAIMERS from the exons ATGGCCGAGGGTAATTATTTCTCCCTGGACGACATACTGGCCACGCAGGAGAAGATACCATGTAAACTTGTAATGCCTATTTATCGTTTAG GGTATTTGGATCCAAGTTCAGAAGGTGATAATATTCCAGTAGACACTAAAATAGAACTTCCGTATTGGATGGCACGAGCATTGTGTAGTCGCAAACGCCACATTGTTAGTGTTGAAATGCCCAAACAGTACAGGGAAGGTTACAGAGAAATcttatctgctgatgctagtGTTGTGGACCTACACAAGTTGGGACCATTTTTCTACAGCTTTGGCTCACAACTCTTAAACTTCGAGCATCCAGAGGGAAGTGATATAGCAAAGTGCTTACTGAAG actTTCCAGTCTCGATTCCGTAAAATAATGGATTCTTCCCAGAATGCTTTGAACGAAGACAACTCTCAACTGACCGAGCGACTGGACGAGACAGAGAAAGTTTTGTTTTGTGCTGGACAGAAGGGGTTGAACGACTTCCTGCGATGGGAAAAGAGGGAAACTGAGAAACTGGTGACCTCAGCCATGGTTCAAAACCACCGGAAGAGGAAGCGAGCTATCATGGAGAGGTCCTAA
- the LOC137258968 gene encoding uncharacterized protein encodes MPGYTMTRPWCRLAWVGILATISFTAGSRYHDQFDKNVEAFLLGNGYTGGALAAMKGGRIIYAQGYGVTNEGHEVKDTTLFPVSSISQSLTAVAILQLAEIGALDLEGKVFGHGGYLHMLKAHRPESVDPRLHDITVRHLLHHTAGWDMNKAPLFDVMLNPYYLKKGYNVPNISQIMNSHPPLSHYNTIRYMMSHRLDFTPGTKTVYSNLGYIILGRIIEEVGDTSYEDFIKQNVLKPCGMWHTRLGSKGKLEKLDKIDNMSNRLSKDTSDWQDLTLYDVLHPAVIDSALGWYSNVYDMMRFLRCIEHHGSSGLISKNSWDTLSRRPEAAPVQHSANWYGTGFRASIQGNIWQDGYKHASDVLLFHSHKHEHATHLPDAWVMLLDGQKLRHLKHKSHELMEYLGVGFSHDEIILRDLSDVQVPATVVKFSVDEHHLHAYINALKQESFDVTWISGHDAHRHTRFTVIAEKTEQPHNYLVEHGLTEKKLFSRKLALEDEGFNMTYLQNYKSTSHDKKHAFLAVFRKSAFDKHTHMKWGIHHYPRPYDKLLGLYIEKGYYPTVQSYIHHEDEALLSFIFLKRDNQRKVNFKEYHGLSIPQLERMVRSNANQNRKLTYVDVCMVYRKPRFSAVFTNENPKQWIFVPELDQESADKIIREKFAEGYVPRKIVGYARTDKSVKYALYVEKE; translated from the coding sequence CTGGAAGTCGATACCATGACCAGTTTGACAAGAATGTGGAAGCCTTCCTTCTCGGCAACGGTTACACAGGGGGCGCTCTAGCCGCCATGAAAGGTGGTCGAATCATATATGCTCAAGGGTATGGCGTCACGAACGAAGGTCACGAGGTGAAGGACACGACCCTCTTCCCAGTGTCATCTATATCCCAATCTTTGACAGCCGTTGCAATTCTTCAGCTTGCAGAAATCGGCGCCCTTGACCTTGAAGGAAAGGTTTTCGGTCACGGCGGATACCTTCACATGCTGAAAGCCCACCGACCTGAATCAGTTGACCCAAGACTCCATGACATCACGGTCCGGCATCTCCTTCATCACACTGCTGGATGGGATATGAATAAAGCTCCACTCTTTGACGTCATGCTGAATCCCTACTATCTGAAGAAGGGTTACAACGTCCCTAACATCAGCCAAATCATGAACTCGCACCCACCGCTGTCGCACTACAACACGATCCGGTACATGATGTCTCACAGACTAGACTTCACTCCTGGTACAAAGACTGTGTATTCCAATCTTGGCTATATCATCCTCGGTCGAATCATAGAGGAGGTTGGTGACACGAGTTACGAAGACTTCATTAAGCAGAACGTGCTGAAACCTTGCGGTATGTGGCACACGCGTCTCGGAAGCAAGGGGAAGCTCGAAAAGCTCGACAAAATCGACAACATGTCCAACAGGTTGTCTAAGGACACCAGCGACTGGCAAGACTTAACTCTGTATGACGTCCTCCATCCCGCTGTCATTGACTCTGCTCTCGGCTGGTACTCCAACGTGTACGACATGATGCGCTTCCTGCGATGTATTGAACATCATGGCAGTTCTGGACTGATTAGTAAGAATTCGTGGGACACGCTGTCCCGCCGACCAGAAGCAGCACCCGTGCAGCACAGCGCTAACTGGTACGGAACTGGCTTCCGGGCCAGCATCCAAGGAAACATATGGCAGGACGGATATAAACATGCCAGTGACGTTCTGCTATTCCACAGCCACAAGCACGAGCACGCCACCCACCTGCCTGACGCTTGGGTCATGCTCCTTGACGGGCAGAAACTGAGGCACCTGAAGCACAAGTCCCATGAACTAATGGAGTACCTCGGGGTGGGCTTCTCCCACGATGAGATCATTCTGCGCGACCTCTCCGACGTCCAGGTGCCCGCCACAGTTGTCAAATTCAGCGTTGACGAACACCATCTGCACGCGTACATCAACGCTTTGAAACAGGAGAGTTTTGACGTGACGTGGATCAGCGGCCACGATGCTCACCGCCACACCCGCTTCACAGTCATAGCCGAGAAAACCGAACAACCACATAACTACCTCGTTGAACACGGACTCACGGAAAAGAAACTGTTTTCCAGAAAACTTGCTCTCGAAGATGAAGGCTTCAATATGACATATCTACAAAACTACAAAAGCACATCCCATGACAAAAAACACGCCTTTTTAGCCGTATTCAGAAAATCTGCCTTCGACAAACACACCCACATGAAGTGGGGCATCCACCATTATCCCCGCCCATACGACAAACTCCTTGGTCTGTACATAGAGAAAGGTTACTACCCGACAGTACAGAGTTACATCCATCACGAAGACGAGGCCCTCCTGTCTTTCATCTTCCTGAAGCGGGACAACCAGCGTAAAGTGAACTTCAAGGAGTACCACGGTCTCAGCATTCCACAGCTCGAGAGGATGGTTCGCTCCAACGCCAACCAGAACCGGAAGCTGACGTACGTCGACGTCTGCATGGTGTACCGGAAGCCACGGTTCTCCGCAGTATTCACAAACGAAAACCCCAAACAGTGGATATTTGTACCCGAACTCGACCAAGAATCTGCTGATAAGATTATCCGGGAAAAGTTCGCAGAGGGTTACGTTCCCAGGAAAATAGTTGGTTATGCGCGGACTGATAAGAGTGTAAAATACGCCTTGTACGTAGAGAAAGAGTAG